The Rhinatrema bivittatum chromosome 4, aRhiBiv1.1, whole genome shotgun sequence genome window below encodes:
- the LSM3 gene encoding U6 snRNA-associated Sm-like protein LSm3: MADDVEQQQTTNTVEEPLDLIRLSLDERIYVKMRNDRELRGRLHAYDQHLNMILGDVEETVTTIEIDEETYEEIYKSTKRNIPMLFVRGDGVVLVAPPLRVG, from the exons ATGGCGGATGATGTGGAGCAG CAACAAACTACGAACACTGTAGAGGAGCCTTTGGATCTCATTAGGCTCAGTCTTGATGAACGAATTTATGTGAAAATGCGTAATGATCGAGAACTTCGAGGCAGATTACAT GCTTATGATCAGCACCTGAACATGATTTTGGGAGATGTTGAGGAGACTGTGACAACCATAGAGATAGATGAAGAAACATATGAAGAGATATATAAA tccaCCAAGCGGAATATCCCCATGCTGTTTGTACGAGGTGATGGCGTGGTCCTCGTAGCACCACCTCTGAGGGTTGGTTGA